In one window of Ruminococcus hominis DNA:
- a CDS encoding helix-turn-helix domain-containing protein, with the protein MNLDNTGKTIAKLRKSAGFTQSSLAEKLGISDKAISKWERGITFPDTSLLNQLCILLDTDIESIMYGHEQTNQWGGLLILDDAIPAETIIYNKLLIHYLISQFLLVGIGDIRIIGKCKPIKVEGINISISSELNHKFTKNVFVIYGNQFIYGPNLTKHFMRAMSRDKVTVIATMKAKGKYPLFVDSDKKAVISSEENINKYYALPYVFDSHNKEMKSFDTIINQQVNVETMVRGMIHFNLNSYEKVYQMAGFVKMMEENTGERIADLDEIISRRIINVNQ; encoded by the coding sequence ATGAATCTAGATAATACAGGGAAAACAATAGCCAAATTAAGAAAATCAGCAGGATTTACTCAGTCTTCTTTAGCTGAAAAATTAGGTATTAGTGATAAAGCTATATCAAAATGGGAAAGAGGAATTACTTTCCCAGATACTTCATTGCTTAATCAACTCTGTATTTTATTGGATACAGATATTGAAAGCATAATGTATGGTCATGAGCAGACAAACCAATGGGGAGGTTTATTGATATTAGATGATGCTATTCCCGCGGAAACTATTATTTATAATAAATTACTTATTCATTATTTGATTTCACAATTTTTACTTGTAGGAATAGGAGATATTAGGATAATAGGAAAATGTAAACCGATTAAAGTAGAAGGCATCAATATTAGCATTAGTTCAGAACTAAACCATAAGTTTACGAAGAATGTATTTGTTATTTATGGAAATCAGTTTATATATGGACCTAATCTGACAAAACATTTTATGCGCGCTATGTCACGAGATAAGGTTACTGTGATAGCTACAATGAAAGCGAAAGGTAAGTATCCTTTGTTTGTCGATAGTGATAAGAAGGCGGTGATATCGAGTGAAGAAAATATCAATAAATACTATGCATTACCGTATGTATTTGATTCACACAATAAAGAGATGAAGTCATTTGATACAATAATTAACCAACAAGTAAACGTTGAAACGATGGTCAGAGGAATGATTCATTTTAATTTGAACAGTTATGAAAAAGTCTATCAAATGGCCGGATTTGTTAAAATGATGGAAGAAAATACTGGTGAAAGGATAGCAGATCTTGATGAAATTATTAGTAGAAGAATAATTAATGTAAACCAATAG
- a CDS encoding ATP-grasp domain-containing protein, which yields MKKILVLGSASVHVKLIKAAQEMGIYTITTDNVPYEDSPGKKVADEYWNLNIYDVDGIVEKAKESEIDGVISGWLDPCQRPYFQICKELKLPCYGDEEQFFKMTDKHAFKKMCKENGVDTIDEFSERDIKAGNVEFPVFVKPVDSRGSRGQNVCYTMEELLSAMEIAKSESSNGDILVEKYMSGSREFHVTYFFVDGEPYLLRTSDNYCGAEDMHMEKVVSCAVMPSRYTKRYIETVHSNVVKMFKKLGIKNGPIFMQGFEDNGRFRFFDPGLRFPGVDYELVFKKVFNVDLMKAMIQIALYGKTDIEIPREAAFINGFRAAVLYLTVRACTIAHLGGEMEVSANGNVISYLPRCKEGEKIVWAYNVNQRLGEADLLCANTEELINTINFVNSTLTATDANGEDVIFARFDTSRIDR from the coding sequence ATGAAAAAAATACTTGTTTTAGGTAGTGCATCTGTACATGTGAAATTGATAAAAGCTGCTCAAGAAATGGGAATATATACAATTACTACAGATAATGTTCCATATGAAGATTCACCAGGAAAAAAGGTTGCTGATGAATATTGGAATTTAAATATCTATGATGTTGATGGTATCGTGGAAAAGGCAAAAGAAAGCGAAATTGATGGTGTTATAAGTGGGTGGCTTGATCCGTGTCAGCGTCCATATTTTCAGATTTGTAAAGAATTAAAACTTCCATGCTATGGTGATGAAGAACAGTTTTTTAAAATGACCGATAAGCATGCCTTTAAGAAAATGTGCAAAGAAAATGGTGTTGATACAATTGATGAATTCAGTGAGAGGGACATAAAAGCTGGAAATGTTGAATTTCCTGTATTTGTCAAACCTGTTGATAGTAGAGGATCAAGAGGTCAAAACGTTTGTTATACTATGGAAGAATTACTTTCAGCAATGGAAATTGCAAAATCAGAATCTTCAAATGGAGATATCTTAGTTGAAAAGTATATGAGTGGAAGTCGAGAGTTTCATGTAACATATTTCTTTGTAGATGGTGAGCCATATTTGCTTAGAACGAGTGATAATTATTGTGGAGCCGAAGATATGCATATGGAGAAAGTTGTCTCTTGTGCAGTAATGCCTTCTAGATATACAAAGAGATATATAGAAACGGTACATTCTAATGTAGTAAAGATGTTCAAAAAACTTGGAATAAAAAATGGTCCTATTTTTATGCAGGGATTTGAAGATAATGGGCGTTTTAGATTTTTTGATCCGGGTTTGAGATTCCCAGGGGTAGACTATGAATTAGTGTTCAAGAAAGTATTTAATGTAGATTTAATGAAAGCGATGATTCAAATTGCATTATATGGAAAGACAGATATTGAGATACCAAGAGAGGCGGCTTTTATTAATGGATTTAGAGCAGCTGTTTTATATTTAACAGTTCGAGCTTGTACAATTGCACATTTAGGTGGAGAGATGGAAGTAAGTGCTAATGGGAATGTGATTTCTTATTTACCGAGATGTAAAGAAGGTGAAAAAATTGTCTGGGCGTATAATGTAAACCAAAGATTGGGAGAAGCGGATTTATTATGTGCCAATACTGAAGAATTGATAAATACAATAAATTTTGTTAATTCAACGCTTACGGCTACAGATGCAAATGGTGAGGATGTTATTTTTGCAAGATTTGATACAAGTAGAATTGATAGATAG
- a CDS encoding tyramine oxidase subunit B: MSTKVEFIYLNEQDMIQAGVKNMEKCIDSIEDMFILLHKGDYRMGGENANEHGIRVSFPKKTTIEGMPTHKPDFRFMAMPAYLGGRFKMFGIKTYGSNPDNTQKGLPRSILMMQLMDATTGAPLAYMSANILSAMRTGATAGVGVRHLTAKNPKTVAIIGPGTMSRYTMNAFISAQPTIDTVRVKGRSQKGIDSFVSYCRENFPNIKEYIVCDDLADVCKDADIVFYGTTNAAKYEDNPTVKKEWLKKGALVIAASALLVDTDFLADKEVKLISDNYAMYDGWGSEQPLPTQKNVSTLLGMGFYDAVTEGRISRESITEIGEILSGEKNGRDSDEQIILYAVGGMPIEDVAWGHDVYQNALKNGIGTKLNVWNSPAL, translated from the coding sequence ATGAGTACTAAAGTAGAGTTTATTTATCTGAATGAACAGGACATGATCCAGGCGGGGGTTAAGAATATGGAAAAATGTATTGATTCCATTGAAGATATGTTTATTCTTTTGCATAAGGGCGATTATAGAATGGGTGGAGAAAATGCTAACGAGCATGGTATCCGTGTCTCATTCCCGAAGAAAACAACCATTGAGGGGATGCCAACGCATAAGCCAGATTTTAGATTTATGGCAATGCCGGCATATTTAGGTGGAAGGTTTAAAATGTTTGGTATTAAGACTTATGGATCAAATCCTGATAATACACAGAAAGGATTGCCTAGATCAATTCTTATGATGCAGCTAATGGATGCTACAACAGGTGCACCTTTAGCTTATATGTCTGCAAATATTCTTAGTGCGATGAGAACAGGCGCAACAGCTGGTGTTGGAGTACGACATCTCACAGCTAAGAATCCGAAAACGGTAGCAATTATCGGTCCAGGAACAATGAGTAGATATACAATGAATGCATTTATTTCTGCGCAGCCGACTATTGATACAGTAAGAGTTAAAGGAAGGAGTCAGAAAGGGATAGATTCTTTTGTGTCTTACTGTAGAGAAAATTTCCCCAATATTAAAGAGTATATTGTGTGTGATGATTTAGCAGACGTATGCAAGGATGCAGATATTGTGTTTTATGGTACTACTAATGCAGCAAAATATGAAGATAATCCGACTGTAAAAAAAGAATGGCTAAAAAAAGGTGCATTAGTAATTGCTGCTTCTGCATTATTGGTTGATACTGATTTTTTAGCAGATAAAGAAGTAAAACTTATATCCGATAATTATGCGATGTATGATGGATGGGGAAGTGAACAACCGCTTCCTACACAGAAGAACGTATCCACACTTTTAGGTATGGGATTTTATGATGCTGTTACAGAAGGTAGAATTTCTAGAGAATCAATTACTGAGATTGGCGAAATTCTTTCAGGAGAAAAGAATGGAAGAGATAGCGATGAGCAGATTATTCTTTATGCTGTTGGAGGAATGCCTATTGAAGATGTTGCATGGGGACATGATGTATATCAGAATGCACTTAAAAACGGGATTGGTACTAAGCTGAATGTTTGGAATAGTCCAGCTCTTTAA
- a CDS encoding APC family permease, which produces MKKVLNTGDVLVVAFGAMIGWGWVVSSGGWIQSAGTIGTMIAFLIGGIMIYFVGLVYAELTTAMPESGGAKVFSQRAFGPVGAFICTWAVILSYIGVVCFEACSLPTIIQYIFPNFLKGYLYTVCGFDIYLSWLMVAIFFSMLITWINIKGVKAAAVLQKILTITIAGVGIILIVMSALKGDPSNLYGQMFVGRNMKSVIGSIMSIAMVAPFFLFGFDVIPQAAEEINVPLKKLGKLLVFSIALAVAFYGLVVLAVGYAMNTFEVADSVARSGLVTADAMKKIFNSEVMAKVLILGGMCGIVTSWNSFMLGGSRALMAMADSCMIPYVFSKTHPKYKTPHLSLMLIGALSIISVFFGREMLIWISNSASFACCLTYFIVSMAFVKLRKTEPNLKRPYKVKNYKFIGFMAISMSGIMCVMYLFPGTGCTLSNQEFAIAGGWTLLGAIFAMVCKRRYKDRFGK; this is translated from the coding sequence TTGAAGAAGGTATTAAATACAGGTGATGTTTTGGTTGTTGCTTTTGGAGCAATGATTGGATGGGGATGGGTTGTTTCGTCCGGTGGATGGATACAAAGCGCAGGAACCATTGGAACTATGATTGCATTTTTAATCGGAGGAATAATGATATATTTTGTCGGATTAGTATATGCGGAGCTTACTACTGCTATGCCAGAAAGTGGTGGAGCAAAAGTGTTTAGTCAGAGAGCGTTTGGACCAGTAGGAGCATTCATATGTACATGGGCCGTTATATTGAGTTATATTGGGGTAGTATGTTTTGAAGCTTGTTCGCTTCCTACAATTATTCAGTATATTTTTCCAAATTTTTTAAAAGGATACTTATATACAGTTTGTGGATTTGATATATATTTAAGTTGGTTAATGGTTGCAATATTTTTTTCGATGTTGATTACCTGGATAAATATAAAAGGTGTTAAAGCAGCTGCTGTTTTGCAAAAGATTCTTACTATTACAATTGCTGGAGTGGGGATAATTCTTATAGTCATGTCTGCATTAAAGGGAGATCCTTCAAATTTGTATGGACAAATGTTTGTTGGGAGAAACATGAAAAGTGTTATTGGAAGTATTATGTCTATAGCGATGGTTGCACCATTCTTTTTATTTGGCTTTGATGTCATTCCTCAGGCAGCAGAAGAAATTAATGTTCCTTTAAAAAAGCTTGGAAAACTTTTGGTTTTTTCTATTGCCTTAGCAGTGGCTTTTTATGGTTTAGTTGTACTAGCAGTTGGGTATGCAATGAATACATTTGAGGTGGCAGATTCAGTTGCTAGAAGTGGACTTGTCACTGCTGATGCAATGAAAAAAATTTTTAATAGTGAAGTGATGGCAAAAGTGCTTATATTAGGTGGTATGTGTGGGATTGTGACAAGTTGGAATTCATTTATGTTAGGCGGTAGTCGCGCATTAATGGCTATGGCGGACTCATGTATGATTCCTTATGTTTTTTCAAAAACACATCCAAAGTATAAGACACCGCATCTTTCGCTAATGCTTATTGGAGCATTGTCAATTATCTCAGTTTTTTTTGGACGAGAGATGTTGATTTGGATTTCTAATAGTGCAAGTTTTGCATGTTGTTTAACGTATTTTATTGTTTCAATGGCTTTTGTAAAATTGAGAAAAACCGAGCCAAACTTAAAACGCCCATATAAAGTGAAAAATTATAAATTTATTGGGTTTATGGCTATTTCTATGTCAGGGATTATGTGTGTAATGTATCTGTTCCCTGGAACGGGATGTACGTTATCCAATCAGGAATTTGCAATAGCAGGAGGCTGGACTTTATTAGGAGCTATATTTGCAATGGTATGTAAACGAAGATATAAGGATAGATTTGGCAAATAG
- a CDS encoding helix-turn-helix domain-containing protein, whose protein sequence is MTNKEILQAIIDKIKQEMKRQNLSQEDLANLCTKKIKEKDPHAKGISQSSISNILKKPSSATLSNLLKICDGLDLSLFAIFRSINNSLASNNNALIYDISNPAFKGYSSESEMYIYFLSTESNHADELICAELEMGDFYHTNECIVRLQIDTNQHNKNEHTPNYKKYQGNMIIYHNASIFIHLLSCDSGDVWSLIFNHGDLNTNPLTCSLGCAVTLSSGKGHRYPTIHFAYLSTKKLSLEARALTKDLLRLHSEHIIISAKNLDLFFKSEDVDDAFKNKLRSTIAEKTSTYSKWHDSDSYLLPIKALESSSPINSQKTYEAIARLLHYSSNPSSYTISPEEDNKLHHLLNE, encoded by the coding sequence ATGACAAACAAAGAAATCCTACAAGCCATTATCGACAAGATTAAACAAGAAATGAAACGACAAAATTTATCTCAAGAAGACCTTGCAAATCTTTGCACAAAAAAAATCAAAGAAAAAGATCCCCATGCTAAAGGAATCTCACAGAGTTCTATTTCAAATATTTTAAAGAAACCCTCTTCTGCCACACTGTCAAATCTTCTAAAGATTTGTGATGGTCTTGATTTGAGTTTATTTGCAATTTTCCGTTCAATCAATAATTCTCTTGCTTCAAATAACAATGCTCTAATATATGATATATCCAATCCGGCATTCAAAGGATATTCTTCTGAATCGGAAATGTATATTTATTTTCTTTCTACAGAGAGCAACCATGCAGATGAATTAATCTGTGCTGAATTAGAAATGGGAGACTTTTATCACACCAACGAATGTATCGTTCGCTTACAAATCGACACAAATCAGCACAATAAAAATGAACATACTCCTAACTACAAAAAATATCAAGGAAATATGATTATTTATCATAACGCATCCATCTTTATCCATCTGCTTTCCTGTGATTCCGGGGATGTTTGGTCTTTGATATTCAATCATGGTGACCTAAACACCAATCCTTTAACTTGTTCTCTCGGTTGCGCTGTTACATTATCAAGCGGAAAGGGACATCGCTACCCTACAATTCATTTTGCGTATTTAAGTACAAAAAAATTATCACTTGAAGCGAGAGCACTTACTAAAGATTTACTCCGCCTTCATAGTGAACATATCATCATTTCAGCAAAAAATCTGGATCTTTTTTTTAAATCAGAAGATGTGGACGATGCCTTCAAAAACAAACTCCGCTCCACCATTGCAGAAAAGACTTCTACTTACTCTAAATGGCATGATTCAGATTCGTACTTATTACCTATAAAAGCTTTAGAATCTTCTTCACCGATTAATTCACAAAAAACATATGAGGCAATTGCCAGATTACTACATTATTCATCTAATCCTAGCTCTTATACTATCAGTCCTGAGGAAGATAATAAACTACATCACTTATTGAATGAATAG
- a CDS encoding DUF4393 domain-containing protein, which yields MNEIIGKLAEESGGVLKKAYTDVVEPSAKPVGIMLSFLPRTIRLGLSKWEKWIINGEESLQLTAEALQEKVEKIPEEKQCEPEPYVAVPAIQQIAYCFDSEVLRDMYANLLAASMNIDKKWRVHPSFVDIIKQITPDEAKLLKILPRSSKEYIAVMNLKVDMGNGNGARMIARNIVDEEYYDICDAPDNMSSYLENLCRLKIIEIPEDLHILDDKIYSVIENALRIQQLKTVALEDGEKYTCEKKLLYVTDFGVEFAQCCID from the coding sequence ATGAACGAAATAATTGGGAAATTAGCGGAAGAATCTGGCGGCGTTTTGAAAAAAGCATATACAGATGTGGTAGAACCATCAGCAAAACCAGTAGGAATAATGCTTAGTTTTTTGCCAAGAACAATACGGTTAGGACTAAGTAAATGGGAAAAATGGATTATTAATGGAGAGGAAAGTTTACAATTAACAGCAGAAGCACTACAAGAAAAAGTAGAAAAGATACCGGAAGAAAAACAGTGCGAGCCGGAGCCTTATGTTGCTGTTCCGGCAATACAACAAATTGCATATTGTTTTGACAGTGAAGTGCTAAGAGATATGTATGCCAATCTTTTGGCAGCTTCGATGAATATAGATAAAAAATGGAGAGTTCATCCTAGTTTTGTTGATATAATAAAACAAATAACACCAGATGAGGCAAAATTATTAAAAATTTTACCGAGAAGTTCAAAGGAGTATATTGCTGTGATGAATTTAAAAGTGGATATGGGCAACGGTAATGGGGCCCGAATGATTGCGCGTAATATAGTGGATGAAGAATATTATGATATCTGCGATGCTCCAGATAATATGAGTAGTTATTTAGAAAATTTATGTAGATTAAAAATTATAGAAATTCCGGAAGATTTACATATTCTGGATGATAAAATTTATTCGGTGATTGAAAATGCATTGAGAATACAGCAATTGAAAACAGTAGCATTGGAAGATGGGGAAAAGTATACATGTGAAAAGAAGTTATTATATGTTACAGACTTTGGGGTTGAATTTGCACAATGTTGTATTGATTAA
- a CDS encoding helix-turn-helix domain-containing protein, with amino-acid sequence MKTISDKIFELLKEKGMSQKEFAQRTGIAESSISDWKKKRTNPVSDKILIICEVLDVTPYELLSGAEHTGNRSRDNNTYVISKDTEIGMLVETYQKLNTDAQKRVMGYLEALKEFT; translated from the coding sequence ATGAAGACAATTAGTGATAAGATTTTTGAATTATTGAAAGAAAAAGGAATGAGTCAGAAAGAATTTGCCCAAAGAACGGGAATTGCAGAAAGTTCGATAAGTGACTGGAAGAAAAAAAGAACCAACCCGGTAAGTGATAAGATTTTGATAATTTGTGAAGTATTGGATGTGACACCATATGAGCTGTTATCAGGAGCAGAGCATACAGGAAACAGAAGCAGAGATAATAATACGTATGTAATTAGCAAAGACACAGAGATTGGAATGTTGGTAGAGACATATCAAAAGTTAAATACAGATGCACAGAAAAGAGTGATGGGATATTTGGAAGCACTCAAAGAGTTTACATAA
- a CDS encoding helix-turn-helix domain-containing protein — protein MSSYKDYKKRALQNLEVKAEYDALQPEYDIIQAMIDARVQQNMTQKDLSAKTGITQADISRIENGTRNPSLSMVKKLAQGLGMQLKLEFVPMPTKNKM, from the coding sequence ATGAGTAGCTATAAAGATTATAAAAAAAGAGCATTGCAGAATCTAGAGGTAAAAGCAGAATATGATGCACTGCAACCGGAATATGATATTATCCAGGCAATGATTGATGCAAGAGTGCAGCAGAATATGACACAGAAAGATTTATCAGCTAAAACCGGAATTACGCAGGCAGATATAAGCAGGATTGAGAATGGAACAAGAAATCCCAGCTTGAGTATGGTGAAAAAACTTGCACAGGGCTTAGGGATGCAATTAAAACTAGAATTTGTTCCGATGCCGACAAAAAATAAAATGTAA
- a CDS encoding Rpn family recombination-promoting nuclease/putative transposase, whose product MNTELKNVVLSTDIKAQYDECVKKLLGHKIILAHILAKSVDEFRGMRPEEVVHLIEGEPLISKVPVGLGLTNKIVGVDEKGNEIVGLNTENSEVYAGYVRFDIIFYVRTKDGVSQIIINIEAQKTDPTDYDILNRAIFYISRMISSQKNREFKGSNYNDIKKVYSIWICMNMKEDSMNHIHLTNDVIMGDYKWKGKLELLNIIMVGVSGKLSDKDENNELHRLLGTLLSEKLKVD is encoded by the coding sequence ATGAATACTGAGTTGAAAAATGTTGTATTATCGACTGACATTAAGGCACAGTATGACGAGTGTGTCAAGAAATTGCTGGGACACAAGATTATACTTGCTCACATTTTAGCAAAATCAGTAGATGAATTTCGTGGAATGCGCCCGGAAGAAGTGGTCCATCTGATTGAAGGAGAGCCACTTATAAGTAAAGTTCCGGTCGGGCTGGGACTTACAAATAAGATTGTCGGAGTAGATGAAAAAGGAAATGAAATTGTAGGATTGAATACAGAGAATTCGGAAGTTTATGCAGGATATGTGCGATTCGATATTATCTTTTACGTACGAACCAAAGATGGAGTTTCGCAGATTATCATAAATATCGAAGCACAAAAGACAGACCCTACAGATTATGATATTTTAAATCGTGCAATCTTTTATATCAGTCGGATGATTTCGTCGCAGAAGAATCGCGAGTTTAAAGGAAGCAATTACAACGACATTAAGAAGGTATATTCAATTTGGATATGTATGAATATGAAAGAAGACAGTATGAATCATATTCATCTGACAAATGATGTAATCATGGGCGATTATAAGTGGAAAGGAAAACTTGAACTGCTGAATATCATCATGGTAGGAGTATCTGGAAAATTATCAGATAAAGATGAAAACAATGAATTACATCGATTGTTAGGAACATTACTGTCAGAGAAATTAAAAGTAGATTAA
- a CDS encoding NAD-dependent epimerase/dehydratase family protein, translated as MKNQNVTLKNATILVTGAAGFIGSNLVLELLRTTEPVHIIGIDNMNDYYDVSIKEYRLRKIEEEVQKHTASSWNFIKGSIADKTLIDQIFTNYKPTVVVNLAAQAGVRYSITNPDVYIESNLIGFYNILEACRHSYDAAACDDSYHGVEHLVYASSSSVYGSNKKIPYSTDDKVDNPVSLYAATKKSNELMAHAYSKLYNIPSTGLRFFTVYGPAGRPDMAYFGFTNKLRAGETIQIFNYGNCKRDFTFVDDIVEGVKRVMQAAPEKKNGEDGLPIPPYAVYNIGNNQPENLLDFVDILQQELTRAEVLPADYDFEAHKKLVPMQPGDVPITYADTTALEEDFGFKPSTSLRDGLRKFAEWYKEFYKN; from the coding sequence ATGAAAAATCAAAATGTAACTTTAAAAAATGCAACGATTCTTGTAACAGGTGCAGCCGGTTTTATCGGTTCTAACCTCGTTCTTGAATTGCTTCGTACTACAGAGCCTGTTCATATCATCGGCATTGATAATATGAATGATTATTATGATGTTTCAATCAAGGAATATCGTTTAAGAAAAATTGAAGAAGAAGTCCAGAAACATACTGCATCATCTTGGAATTTTATAAAAGGATCTATCGCTGACAAAACTTTGATTGATCAGATTTTTACAAATTATAAACCAACTGTTGTTGTAAATCTGGCTGCCCAGGCAGGTGTACGCTACTCTATCACAAACCCTGATGTTTATATCGAATCAAACCTGATTGGATTTTACAACATTTTAGAGGCATGTCGCCATTCTTACGATGCTGCTGCCTGTGACGATTCTTATCATGGAGTAGAGCATTTGGTATATGCTTCTTCCTCATCTGTATACGGAAGCAACAAAAAAATCCCTTACTCTACAGATGATAAGGTAGATAATCCGGTTTCACTGTATGCTGCCACTAAAAAGTCAAACGAATTGATGGCTCATGCTTACAGTAAGCTTTATAATATTCCATCCACAGGACTCCGCTTCTTCACCGTATACGGACCTGCCGGAAGACCTGATATGGCATACTTTGGATTTACAAACAAGTTACGTGCCGGAGAAACAATTCAGATCTTTAATTATGGAAACTGCAAACGAGACTTTACCTTTGTCGATGATATTGTAGAAGGAGTCAAACGTGTAATGCAGGCTGCTCCTGAAAAGAAAAACGGCGAAGACGGACTTCCAATTCCGCCATACGCCGTATATAACATCGGTAACAATCAGCCTGAAAATCTGCTTGACTTTGTAGATATTCTTCAACAAGAGCTGACTCGTGCCGAAGTTCTGCCTGCTGATTACGATTTCGAAGCACATAAAAAACTGGTTCCTATGCAGCCAGGTGATGTTCCGATCACTTATGCAGATACTACTGCATTGGAAGAAGATTTCGGATTCAAACCTAGTACAAGTTTGAGAGATGGCCTTCGAAAATTTGCTGAATGGTATAAAGAATTTTATAAAAATTAA